The uncultured Methanolobus sp. sequence CTATGTTCTTTTTGTTTTCACTTGCCATCAGATCACTGTAAACTGAATCTACCATAGCATTCATGCTTATAAGAGCAAGATTCATCTCGTTTCTCCCAACCCTGGAAAGTCCCAGAAGGTCTGTGATCAGTTTATCCATTTTCTGCGTATTGGTTCTTATCACATTGAAAAGACGCTTTCCTTCATCATCAAAAAGTTCCCCATAGTCCTCTGTGATAATCCTTGAAAAACCGTCAATAGCCCTCAAAGGAGAACGCAGGTCGTGGGACACGGAGTAAGTGAAAGCTTCAAGTTCCTTATTGGCAGCCTCCAACTGGGAAGTGCGTTCAGCTACACGCCCTTCAAGTTCATCTGCATGCTGGCGAACCTGATCGTTCAGGCGCGAATGATGAATAGCTATTGAAAGCTGGTTTGCAATTTCTTCGACTATCTCCTGATGGTCTTTTGTGAAAAAACCGGGTTTAAAATCAGCCAGATTAAGAATGCCTATTAGTTTTCCTTCTATAGTAAGTGGTGCACTGAGAGCTGATCGCATCCCCTCTTTAACAAGAATTGAAGCCATCGGTGATGTGTACCCGACTGATGCTTTTAAATCAGGAAACAGCAGAACTTTGCCTGCCTGTAATTGTTCCAGCCTTTTATTTTTATTTAGTTTTGTTTGTTGACCTTCTTTTATTTGAGATTCATAGCTTGAATCTACAGCAAAGATCGATGCCCTGCTAACATTGTCATTTATCAACATCACACGAGCAAAAGAACAGGACATAAGATTACGTAAATGCTTTAGTACCTTATTAGCAACCTGTTCTGCGGAAGAAGAAGATATTATACCCTTATCAATATCATGAAGCAGATTCAGCCTTTCAGTATAATTGACTACTTCTTCTTCTACCTTTTTACGATAGTCAATATCCTCTACCATACCAATAAAATACAAAGGTTTACCTTCAGAAGAATGAACAATTGCAACGGTCACATTGACCCATATAATGCTCCCATCCTTGCGAACATAGCGTTTTTCCATGGAATAATCATTTAGCTGTCCTGTAAGAAGTTTATCTACATACGGAAGCTCTTTTTGGAGGTCTTCCGAATAAGAAATGGCCGGGAAGTTCATCTTCACAAGTTCTTCACTGGCATATCCTGTGATATCACAAAACCGCTGATTCACCTGGATAAAATAGCCATCCAGACTAGCCTGGCACATACCCACAGCCGCCTGTTCAAATGTGGCACGGAAGCGTTCCTCACTATCACGAAGTGAAATGAACAGTTCATCGCGTTCATTCAGGGTTCTTGCAAGCTTGACATTGATATAACTTAAGGAGGAGATCAGGTTGGTCAGAAGGGAGTAATAGGTCATCAGTGAGTCCACTTTTTCCCTGCTCCAGCGTGGGACTCTGTCAAGTGCTTCCAAGTATTCCCTCTCATCAAAGCCATATTTTTTTGCCTGGAGCCTGAATGTTTCATAGGGTATCTCTTCATCATCAAGGAAAAACTGGCCAACATACAGGTTACCTATATGGACACCACCCAGAACTATGGGAGTAACCATATCCCACATATTATTCTTGCACTTGTAGGACTTGTATGTCCCGGGTTCTACATCATAGGTTAGCTCGATATCACTTTCAATACAATGCTTGCAAGCTTCAGGATGAGCCCTATGGAATTTTGTGCATATGTCCTGCCACCCGACAGCTACCAGAACATTGCCCTTGAGATCAAGTATAGCCATTCCCCCAATATGGGTGAGCTGGTAAAAATTATCCACTAGTTTTTGCAGGGACTCGATGTCGATTATATCAGCAAGGTCCAGTTCCCCTATATCCCCCTCCGGTTCCAGAATGGCATTCAACTTACGCCTTACACGATTCTCACTTTCATGCAGAGCGTTTTCGATTTGTTTACGTTCTGTGATATCCTGTACCGTACCGATTATCCTGATGGGCTGTCCACCTTCGTCAAAAATAACTTCACCTAGTTCATGAACAACGCGCTCTGATCCGTCAGGAAGGATTATTCTGTGGTCAATAACGTACGCTTCATTCTCATACAGTGCCCTGTTCACACTATCCTGAACAAGACCCCTGTCATCCGGATGAACAAAAGTTAAAAATAAATCATACGTACACTCGAATTCCTGTGGACTGTACCCGAATATACGATAAATCTCATCTGACCAGCACAGGTTATTATTTGTAATATCCAGATTCCAGTTACCGACATGTGCAACACGTTGAGCCTCTGAGAGGCTCTTTTCACTTTCACGCAACCTGTCAGCATCCAGTTTTCTTTCAGTAATGTCCTGCATGGCTCCGGTTAATTTCACAACTTTACCATCTTTCAGGACCGGACGAGCAAGAGTACGCACCCACTTGTTCACACCGTCTGCAGAGATCAGTTCCAGTTCAAGATCATAAGGTTCAGCGTTATCAATCGCATCCTGGATGGCAGCCTGAATTACCTCTTTTGATTCCGATACAAAGAAACTTATTCCAATATCCTTATTTGTAGGGTCATCGGGATCTACACCGTGAATTCTGGCAATTTCAGGGGTCCATGTTCCTTCACCTGTACTGACATCAAACTCCCATCCGCCAATCTTTGCAATGTCACCAACTTCGTTAAGAAGGCGCTCCTGTTTGTGAAGAACAATTTCCACATTTTTGCGGTCAGTGATATCCTGCATTGAACCAATTACTTTTTCTACATTGCCATTATTGAATACCGGCCGGCCACTGGCACGTACCCATTTATGATTACCTTTTGCGGAGATAATCTCTAATTCAAAATCATATGATTCACCTTTTTCAAAAGAATTCCTGACAGCTTTTTCTATAATACTTCTGGATTCCGGTACGTAATAAGTCAGGGCGGAATTCAGGTCCAGATACGTTTCATTTTCCTGATCAAGATCATATATCTTGAATATTTCCGGAGTCCATGTGACATTACCGGATTCAACATCAAAACTCCAGCCTCCGATATTTGCGATCTCACTTACCTCATCAAGCAATGATTTACTTTTCTTTAATTCATTCTCAGCATTTTTAAGCTCAGTAATATCCCTGAATACTGTCAACATATATTTTTCAGCATCGGTTGAGATTATATCCCCTGATATAATAACTGAAAGTAAGTCGCCCTTTTTAGTACGGACTACAGCTTCAAAATTTCTTACGATCCCATCATTCTTTAGATGGCTCACATACTGATTACTGATCTCAGGATCAGACCAGATCTCAAGTTCATGGATTGAGAAGCCAATTATCATGTCAATTTTAAAGTCTTTATTTTTCAGAAAGCTATCATTCACGTTAATGATAGTACCGTCAAAAGATGACACCATTATACCATCCGGTACGGTATTAAATACTGTGGAGAACATTTCTTCAGACTTTATAAGGGCGCTTTCTGTCTTTTTACGCTCCGTAATATCACGCGCAATTATGAGGATACTGGGTCTGAGGCCTTCTTCTTCCATAGGAACAGAGCTTACCTCTACAGGGATCTCATTTCCATTTTTATCAACGAACACGGTTTCGTAAAGATATTTATCCCGTTCATTTTCAAGACGCTGCACCCTGCGTTTTTTCATTATTTCTATCTCTTCAGGAGCAACAAACTGGGTAACATTCCTTGAGAGAAGTTCTTCTTCAGTATAGCCACTGAATTCCACTGCTATACGATTTGCATAGAGCACCTTTCCTTCCAGGTCATGGACAATAATAAAATCCCGTGCAGTATCGGTAAGTAAGCGATACCTGCTCTCACTTTCAAGGAGAGCGTTTTCTGTCTTTTTATTCTCAGTAATATCCCTCACGCTGGCAAGAATGTACTTCTGGTCGTCCAGCATGATAGAGTTAGCATTGATATCTACGGGAAATTCAGTTCCATCCCTGCGGACGTGCGTCCAATGAAACTGCATTCCATGATCCGGAAGATTTTTCATTCGAGACTCTGATGTCTCTCTGAGACCGGAGGGAGAAAGTTCACAAGCAGTCATACTCAATAACTGATCCCTTGGATATCCATAAAGATCCTCAGCAACCTTATTTGCGTCCAGTATCTCACCATTTTCATCAATCAGGAACAGCGAGTCTGAGTTATTATCAAATAATTGTCTATAGC is a genomic window containing:
- a CDS encoding PAS domain S-box protein, encoding MSGGSRKTSGALPRIRQGHIALLGAALTLVLLMFMLWEASTIYEENLLVDQKFQLEKQLIPYGNSLSTLINHNVAHIDSMGAFVRTNPSKEDLDNNFQIFASGIYSGSPEIRMIRLFPVFNEEYVYPEACNGTSGSRTFNDLINEERPYVRDAVQEAIQTGDLIITDPYELRQGGLAVVARKAIYINDSLWGITVISLDFSSLMEVSGINSTEDDIKLSLHDSSGQLLFGSDEVFLEDPLIYHISFPGGGWELAAVPEKGWSSSIEKPLGIFLKAGIVISLLLASLVYVILSKNLSLRKKVTERTASLKESESRYRQLFDNNSDSLFLIDENGEILDANKVAEDLYGYPRDQLLSMTACELSPSGLRETSESRMKNLPDHGMQFHWTHVRRDGTEFPVDINANSIMLDDQKYILASVRDITENKKTENALLESESRYRLLTDTARDFIIVHDLEGKVLYANRIAVEFSGYTEEELLSRNVTQFVAPEEIEIMKKRRVQRLENERDKYLYETVFVDKNGNEIPVEVSSVPMEEEGLRPSILIIARDITERKKTESALIKSEEMFSTVFNTVPDGIMVSSFDGTIINVNDSFLKNKDFKIDMIIGFSIHELEIWSDPEISNQYVSHLKNDGIVRNFEAVVRTKKGDLLSVIISGDIISTDAEKYMLTVFRDITELKNAENELKKSKSLLDEVSEIANIGGWSFDVESGNVTWTPEIFKIYDLDQENETYLDLNSALTYYVPESRSIIEKAVRNSFEKGESYDFELEIISAKGNHKWVRASGRPVFNNGNVEKVIGSMQDITDRKNVEIVLHKQERLLNEVGDIAKIGGWEFDVSTGEGTWTPEIARIHGVDPDDPTNKDIGISFFVSESKEVIQAAIQDAIDNAEPYDLELELISADGVNKWVRTLARPVLKDGKVVKLTGAMQDITERKLDADRLRESEKSLSEAQRVAHVGNWNLDITNNNLCWSDEIYRIFGYSPQEFECTYDLFLTFVHPDDRGLVQDSVNRALYENEAYVIDHRIILPDGSERVVHELGEVIFDEGGQPIRIIGTVQDITERKQIENALHESENRVRRKLNAILEPEGDIGELDLADIIDIESLQKLVDNFYQLTHIGGMAILDLKGNVLVAVGWQDICTKFHRAHPEACKHCIESDIELTYDVEPGTYKSYKCKNNMWDMVTPIVLGGVHIGNLYVGQFFLDDEEIPYETFRLQAKKYGFDEREYLEALDRVPRWSREKVDSLMTYYSLLTNLISSLSYINVKLARTLNERDELFISLRDSEERFRATFEQAAVGMCQASLDGYFIQVNQRFCDITGYASEELVKMNFPAISYSEDLQKELPYVDKLLTGQLNDYSMEKRYVRKDGSIIWVNVTVAIVHSSEGKPLYFIGMVEDIDYRKKVEEEVVNYTERLNLLHDIDKGIISSSSAEQVANKVLKHLRNLMSCSFARVMLINDNVSRASIFAVDSSYESQIKEGQQTKLNKNKRLEQLQAGKVLLFPDLKASVGYTSPMASILVKEGMRSALSAPLTIEGKLIGILNLADFKPGFFTKDHQEIVEEIANQLSIAIHHSRLNDQVRQHADELEGRVAERTSQLEAANKELEAFTYSVSHDLRSPLRAIDGFSRIITEDYGELFDDEGKRLFNVIRTNTQKMDKLITDLLGLSRVGRNEMNLALISMNAMVDSVYSDLMASENKKNIEFNVSDLPDSYADPALTKQIWTNLLSNAIKYSSSQDVGIIEVGAYTEDGMNIYYVKDNGVGFDPKYAHKLFGIFQRLHSEKEFPGTGVGLAIVQRIARRHGGDVWAEGEPDKGATFYFSLPVKSGGDVRGE